From a single Plectropomus leopardus isolate mb unplaced genomic scaffold, YSFRI_Pleo_2.0 unplaced_scaffold3816, whole genome shotgun sequence genomic region:
- the LOC121938941 gene encoding pleckstrin homology domain-containing family A member 1-like, which translates to MMRDNLFEMVTSSRTFYIQADSPEDMHSWIKAISGAIVAQRGPGRSANIIRAARRLSSPCIQRYTPFCSGECSTYVTPRPLPVITMLTPDTSPPHPLTEH; encoded by the exons ATGATGAGGGACAACCTGTTTGAAATGGTCACCAGCTCCAGAACCTTCTACATTCAG gctgACAGTCCAGAGGACATGCACAGTTGGATTAAGGCCATCTCAGGAGCCATCGTGGCCCAGCGTGGTCCCGGGCGCTCCGCTAACATT ATCCGTGCGGCGCGGCGGTTGTCCAGCCCGTGTATACAGAGGTATACGCCGTTCTGCAGCGGTGAATGCAGCACGTATGTGACCCCACGACCTCTCCCCGTCATCACCATGTTAACCCCCGACACCAGCCCCCCCCATCCTTTAACCGAGCACTGA